Proteins from a single region of Deinococcus aquaedulcis:
- a CDS encoding TVP38/TMEM64 family protein: protein MTAAAHPPRYLRWLILGGAALLLIVVALQPEVRAFLGRGYAALTSSDPQVTHAFVSGLGWAGPLALIAGFVLQAVLPVLPALVMTAVTARAYGPVEGFVIVYVGTLLGAAAGYGLGRLVGDTLVRTLAGERARLAAHAFAERHGVQGVLMVRLMPVLSADVMNLVAGAARMGFRPFMLATAAGALPVTALVVWLSGSGQRLMWGLGLLSAVVGAVALVRWWLSRRAGAGRRDEGPGRE, encoded by the coding sequence ATGACGGCCGCTGCCCACCCTCCCCGCTACCTGCGCTGGTTGATCCTGGGGGGCGCGGCGCTGCTGCTGATCGTGGTGGCGCTGCAGCCAGAGGTGCGCGCCTTCCTGGGCCGGGGCTACGCCGCGCTGACCAGCAGTGACCCGCAGGTGACACACGCCTTTGTGTCGGGGCTGGGGTGGGCGGGGCCGCTGGCCCTGATCGCGGGCTTCGTGCTGCAGGCGGTGCTGCCGGTGCTGCCCGCCCTGGTCATGACGGCCGTGACCGCGCGCGCCTATGGCCCGGTAGAAGGCTTTGTGATCGTGTACGTGGGCACGCTGCTGGGCGCGGCGGCCGGCTACGGCCTGGGGCGCCTGGTGGGCGATACCCTGGTGCGCACCCTGGCAGGGGAGCGGGCGCGGCTGGCCGCCCACGCCTTTGCCGAGCGCCACGGCGTGCAGGGCGTGCTGATGGTGCGCCTGATGCCGGTGCTCTCGGCCGACGTGATGAATCTGGTGGCGGGGGCCGCCCGCATGGGGTTCCGGCCCTTCATGCTGGCGACCGCTGCTGGGGCGCTGCCCGTCACGGCCCTGGTGGTGTGGCTCAGCGGCAGCGGTCAGCGGCTGATGTGGGGCCTGGGGCTGCTCTCGGCAGTGGTGGGGGCCGTGGCCCTGGTGCGCTGGTGGCTGTCGCGCCGCGCGGGGGCTGGGCGCCGGGATGAGGGCCCGGGTCGCGAATAG
- the purM gene encoding phosphoribosylformylglycinamidine cyclo-ligase, with protein MTGNTTGAPASAYERSGVSIDAGHRAVELMKGAVARTHTPQVLGGLGGFGGLFRAAFGHMEDPVLVASTDGVGTKTKVAVRTGQFAGLGADIVNHCVNDILVQGARPLFFLDYVAMGKLLPERVAEVVTGAAQACEALGVALLGGETAEMPGVYVEGELDIVGTIVGVVDRPALVNGRRIQAGDRVVALPSAGLHTNGFSLARMALDDLDWQEARADLGGQTLAQVLPVPHRAYLHAYGALQGAGVDVRGMAHITGGGLVDNPPRVFPQGIGMQVDLDSWTVPPVFELIVARAQVAREEAFRALNMGVGFLFIVPAAEEAAALDTLRAAGEQPWVLGEMVPGQGVSFRGAS; from the coding sequence ATGACAGGGAACACGACAGGCGCGCCCGCCTCGGCTTACGAGCGCTCGGGGGTCAGTATTGATGCCGGGCACCGCGCAGTGGAACTGATGAAGGGGGCGGTGGCCCGCACCCACACGCCCCAGGTGCTGGGCGGCCTGGGCGGCTTTGGCGGCCTGTTCCGCGCCGCCTTTGGGCATATGGAAGACCCCGTGCTGGTGGCGAGCACCGACGGCGTGGGCACCAAGACCAAGGTGGCGGTACGCACCGGGCAGTTTGCCGGCCTGGGCGCCGACATCGTGAACCACTGCGTGAACGACATTCTGGTGCAGGGCGCGCGGCCGCTGTTTTTTCTGGACTACGTGGCCATGGGCAAGCTGCTCCCCGAGCGCGTGGCCGAAGTTGTGACCGGCGCCGCCCAGGCCTGCGAGGCGCTGGGCGTGGCCCTGCTGGGCGGCGAAACCGCCGAGATGCCTGGCGTGTACGTGGAAGGCGAGCTGGACATCGTGGGCACCATCGTGGGCGTGGTGGACCGCCCAGCGCTGGTGAATGGCCGCCGCATTCAGGCCGGGGACCGCGTGGTGGCCCTGCCCAGCGCGGGGCTGCACACCAACGGCTTTTCCCTGGCCCGCATGGCGCTGGACGACCTGGACTGGCAGGAGGCCCGTGCCGACCTGGGCGGCCAGACGCTGGCCCAGGTGCTGCCGGTGCCGCACCGCGCCTACCTGCACGCTTATGGCGCCCTGCAGGGGGCGGGGGTGGACGTGCGCGGCATGGCACACATTACCGGGGGCGGGCTGGTGGACAACCCGCCGCGCGTCTTTCCCCAGGGGATTGGCATGCAGGTGGACCTGGACTCGTGGACGGTGCCGCCGGTCTTTGAACTGATCGTGGCCCGGGCGCAGGTGGCGCGCGAGGAAGCCTTCCGGGCCCTGAACATGGGCGTGGGCTTTCTGTTCATCGTGCCGGCGGCCGAGGAGGCGGCGGCGCTGGACACCCTGCGCGCGGCGGGCGAGCAGCCCTGGGTGCTGGGCGAGATGGTGCCGGGCCAGGGCGTGAGTTTCCGGGGCGCGTCTTGA
- a CDS encoding histidine phosphatase family protein produces MTQRPAKLAPTGFAAPDRASATEFWVVRHGESTWNADGRYQGQADVPLSHIGILQAASLAERLTGQTFDAVYTSDLQRASRTAEIVAERLQGAPAPQTHPGLREIDVGELSGLVITEIRARYPSYLQALSTEPWSTRRPGGESMEDLYARSGAAFGALRASHPGGRVLVFTHGGVVRVAVGLALGGVPANAWARLSVSNTSITRVLLGEGSGMLLGFNDDAHLENLLEATEADDVLGQAP; encoded by the coding sequence TTGACCCAGCGTCCGGCCAAACTGGCCCCCACCGGGTTTGCGGCCCCTGACCGCGCCAGCGCCACCGAGTTCTGGGTGGTGCGCCACGGCGAGAGCACCTGGAATGCCGATGGCCGCTATCAGGGGCAGGCGGACGTGCCCCTGAGCCACATTGGCATTCTGCAGGCCGCCAGCCTCGCCGAGCGCCTGACCGGCCAGACCTTCGACGCGGTGTACACCAGCGACCTGCAGCGGGCCTCGCGCACCGCCGAGATCGTGGCCGAGCGATTGCAGGGGGCCCCGGCGCCGCAGACGCACCCAGGGCTGCGCGAAATTGACGTGGGCGAACTGTCGGGGCTGGTGATCACCGAGATTCGCGCGCGCTACCCATCCTACCTGCAGGCCCTCTCTACCGAACCCTGGAGCACCCGGCGCCCCGGCGGCGAGAGCATGGAGGACCTGTACGCCCGCAGCGGCGCGGCCTTTGGGGCGCTGCGCGCCAGCCACCCCGGCGGGCGGGTGCTGGTCTTTACGCACGGCGGCGTGGTGCGCGTGGCGGTGGGGCTGGCCCTGGGCGGCGTGCCCGCCAATGCCTGGGCCCGCCTGAGCGTGTCCAACACCTCTATTACCCGGGTGCTGCTGGGCGAGGGCAGCGGCATGCTGCTGGGTTTCAACGACGACGCCCACCTGGAAAACCTGCTGGAAGCCACCGAAGCCGACGACGTGCTGGGCCAGGCGCCCTAA
- a CDS encoding nitronate monooxygenase translates to MTTLSAPAAASALPVSVPLPRIIQGGMGIAVSDWQLARTVSQQGGLGVVSGTGIDTVLLRRLQDGDPGGHLRRVLATFPNPVLVQACLQRFFRPGGRAPGEPYARLPLPSAGRYRDAWEMTLLGAYAEVALAREGHVQPVGLNLLTKLQLHTLPALYGALLAGVDTVIMGAGIPRDIPGILDALAAGQPATLRLDVRGGEALPLTFDPADFGLPRVPLARPRFYPVVSSHVLAGVLAKKASGAVQGFIVEGPSAGGHNAPPRGPLTLDGQGQPVYGERDAADLGAMRALGLPFWLAGGYGTAAGLQAALAAGAAGIQVGTLFAFAQESGLRPDLKADVLARAAQGPLAVFTDPQASPTGFPFKVVALPGTLAQPEVYAARTRVCDLGYLREAYRTEQGGVGWRCPAEPVAAYVAKGGEAASTQGRKCLCNALLADAGYAQVQRGAQPEPGLLTSGDDIGALQDWVPGYRAADVLRVLGA, encoded by the coding sequence ATGACCACCCTGTCTGCCCCCGCCGCTGCTTCCGCGCTTCCTGTTTCCGTGCCCCTGCCCCGCATCATTCAGGGCGGCATGGGCATCGCCGTGTCCGACTGGCAGCTGGCCCGCACCGTGTCGCAGCAGGGCGGGCTGGGCGTGGTGTCCGGCACCGGCATTGACACGGTGCTGCTGCGCCGCCTGCAGGACGGCGACCCCGGCGGGCACCTGCGCCGCGTGCTGGCCACCTTTCCCAATCCTGTGCTGGTGCAGGCGTGCCTGCAGCGGTTTTTCCGCCCAGGGGGCCGGGCGCCCGGCGAACCCTACGCCCGCCTGCCGCTGCCGTCGGCTGGCCGCTACCGCGACGCCTGGGAGATGACCCTGCTGGGCGCCTACGCCGAGGTGGCCCTGGCCCGCGAGGGGCACGTGCAGCCGGTGGGCCTGAACCTGCTGACCAAGCTGCAACTGCACACCCTGCCTGCTCTGTACGGCGCCCTGCTGGCGGGGGTGGACACCGTGATCATGGGCGCCGGGATTCCCCGCGACATCCCGGGCATTCTGGACGCCCTGGCCGCCGGGCAGCCGGCCACGCTGCGGCTGGACGTCAGAGGCGGCGAGGCCCTGCCCCTCACCTTTGATCCGGCCGATTTCGGGCTGCCCCGCGTGCCCCTGGCGCGGCCCAGGTTTTACCCGGTGGTGTCTTCGCACGTGCTGGCGGGGGTGCTGGCGAAAAAGGCCAGTGGAGCGGTGCAGGGCTTCATCGTGGAGGGGCCCTCGGCGGGCGGGCATAACGCGCCGCCGCGCGGCCCCCTGACCCTGGACGGCCAGGGCCAGCCGGTCTACGGCGAGCGCGACGCCGCCGACCTGGGCGCCATGCGCGCGCTGGGGCTGCCCTTCTGGCTGGCGGGGGGCTACGGCACGGCCGCAGGGCTGCAGGCGGCGCTGGCCGCCGGGGCGGCAGGCATTCAGGTGGGCACCCTCTTTGCCTTTGCCCAGGAATCTGGCCTGCGCCCCGACCTGAAGGCAGACGTGCTGGCGCGCGCCGCTCAGGGACCGCTGGCGGTGTTCACCGACCCGCAGGCCTCGCCCACCGGCTTTCCCTTCAAGGTGGTGGCGCTGCCCGGCACCCTGGCCCAGCCCGAGGTCTACGCCGCCCGCACCCGGGTGTGCGATCTGGGGTACCTGCGCGAGGCCTACCGCACCGAGCAGGGCGGCGTGGGCTGGCGCTGCCCCGCTGAGCCGGTGGCGGCCTACGTGGCCAAGGGCGGCGAGGCGGCCAGCACCCAGGGCCGTAAGTGCCTGTGCAACGCCCTGCTGGCCGACGCCGGCTACGCCCAGGTGCAGCGCGGCGCCCAGCCCGAGCCGGGGCTACTGACCAGCGGCGACGACATAGGTGCACTGCAAGACTGGGTCCCCGGGTACCGCGCGGCAGACGTACTGCGCGTGCTGGGCGCCTGA
- the meaB gene encoding methylmalonyl Co-A mutase-associated GTPase MeaB, whose protein sequence is MSAPSAPPTGPLLERYRAGDLRALARAVTLAEAGLDGARPLLRAARQRAARGERAVVLGVTGSPGSGKSTLVDALIAALRARGQRVAVLAVDPSSPYSGGAILGDRIRMLRHHADPGVFVRSLASRGALGGLSERTPGVLALMEGAGFDWVILETVGVGQSEVDIAAACDHTLLVLTPAGGDGVQAFKAGIMEIADVIAVNKADLPGADRTVRELMAAQGLGAHDEHTWFAPIRKTMAAKGEGIDAVIAAVEAHRAHLGEAGLLARREARAEYEVRTLVQERLLRRARAQGRDLYQRVAQGELDADQAADDLLGAR, encoded by the coding sequence GTGAGCGCTCCTTCTGCCCCGCCCACGGGCCCGCTGCTGGAGCGCTACCGCGCCGGGGACCTGCGCGCCCTGGCCCGCGCCGTCACCCTGGCTGAGGCGGGACTGGACGGCGCCCGGCCGCTGCTGCGCGCCGCCCGGCAGCGGGCCGCGCGGGGTGAGCGCGCCGTGGTACTGGGCGTGACTGGCAGCCCTGGCAGCGGCAAAAGCACCCTGGTGGACGCCCTGATTGCCGCCCTGCGTGCCCGGGGGCAGCGGGTGGCGGTGCTGGCGGTGGACCCCAGCAGCCCCTACAGCGGCGGGGCGATTCTGGGCGACCGCATTCGCATGCTGCGTCACCACGCCGACCCCGGGGTGTTCGTGCGCTCGCTGGCCAGCCGGGGCGCGCTGGGCGGCCTCTCGGAGCGCACCCCGGGCGTGCTGGCCCTGATGGAAGGGGCGGGTTTCGACTGGGTGATTCTGGAAACCGTGGGCGTGGGCCAGAGCGAGGTGGACATCGCCGCTGCCTGCGACCACACCCTGCTGGTGCTGACCCCGGCGGGCGGCGACGGCGTGCAGGCCTTCAAGGCGGGCATCATGGAAATCGCCGATGTGATTGCCGTGAACAAGGCCGACCTGCCCGGCGCCGACCGCACCGTGCGCGAGCTGATGGCCGCGCAGGGCCTGGGCGCCCACGACGAACACACGTGGTTTGCGCCCATTCGCAAGACTATGGCCGCCAAGGGCGAGGGAATAGACGCCGTGATTGCCGCCGTAGAGGCCCACCGCGCCCACCTGGGGGAAGCCGGGCTGCTGGCCCGCCGCGAGGCCCGCGCCGAATACGAGGTGCGCACGCTGGTGCAAGAACGCCTGCTGCGCCGCGCCCGCGCCCAGGGCCGCGACCTGTACCAGCGGGTGGCCCAGGGCGAACTGGACGCCGATCAGGCCGCCGATGACCTGCTGGGGGCCCGGTGA
- a CDS encoding isoprenylcysteine carboxylmethyltransferase family protein, which translates to MKARLAAPLLVGALGAQRLLELRVARANERWARERGAVEYGQAHYPLFFVLHPAWLLGTLLEGRRAGARVSWPALGLLLLAQPLRYWVIRTLGRYWNTRILIVPGGQRVTGGPFRYLKHPNYAVVALELAAAPLAVGAWRTALAFTLLNAALLLGLRIPAEEAALRAYAQGKPDTQGRE; encoded by the coding sequence GTGAAGGCCCGCTTGGCCGCGCCGCTGCTGGTGGGCGCCCTGGGCGCGCAACGCCTGCTGGAACTGCGGGTGGCCCGCGCCAACGAACGCTGGGCACGCGAGCGGGGCGCCGTGGAGTACGGGCAGGCGCATTACCCCCTGTTTTTTGTGCTGCACCCGGCCTGGCTGCTGGGCACGTTGCTGGAGGGCCGCCGTGCGGGCGCGCGCGTCAGCTGGCCGGCCCTGGGGCTGCTGCTGCTGGCCCAGCCGCTGCGCTACTGGGTCATTCGCACCCTGGGGCGCTACTGGAACACCCGCATCCTGATTGTGCCGGGGGGGCAGCGGGTCACGGGCGGGCCCTTTCGCTACCTGAAGCACCCCAACTACGCGGTGGTGGCCCTGGAGCTGGCGGCGGCCCCGCTGGCGGTGGGCGCGTGGCGCACCGCCCTGGCTTTTACCCTGCTGAACGCCGCCTTGCTGCTGGGCCTGCGCATTCCCGCCGAGGAAGCGGCGCTCCGGGCGTACGCCCAGGGAAAGCCGGACACCCAGGGCAGAGAGTGA